TTCTGTGTATAGATAGATAAGCttaagattatggaattctttgtaataataaaaacgtaGATCTTCCTTATTACATCACTAAGACTGTACAATCGATACGAATTTCCTCCTGCTgcctttgtgtttttttttttcagtttctttgaAATAAGTTCCTAGTTGCTATGCATTGTTGGATAGCTAAGAAAacgtttatgtttttaaaataatctgcaagccaagtttcataacgtttttttttgttttcaaggCATTTTAGTGggaaaaaatctcaaaaaaatattgaaataatatcgtTTTTCGTCtcgcatttttaaatttggaccgataattgttgttttaatattgataaataaccagtgtttaattgtttttataaatcaaaagacaaaaatagatttaaattgatactttttttaaataaacttttgatgttgcatttttgacttattttgaaaaaagctAAAAACATGATAACTCAAAAATTGTTCACTTTTGCATAATGCATATGGGGGGTTAAAATTATCGCAAATAGTCACCACTATCACCTCTTAACGGGAATACGATGAATAACCAATAACCCtgtatttatgccctcgactgtataGTGTATACAATACACCAAAGTGTATTGTAACCATCATGAGCGGAATTTCTGGTCTACTATTTACTTTCCACTGCTAGGCACAAACATCtacttaaaataaagaaaagcttgttCTATCCatgaaattttttgaaaaattcttCTAAGCCACCTGTCGTCTACATTGACGCCATTGTGTCATGCTGCTAATGTCTATTGTTTTGCAATTATTAGTAGATACTCTCTGCTAAAGGTTATTATGTTTTGGTTTGACAGTTCGCCACGTTACGGTTTTATAAACACAAACTAATAGTTAACGACAAGCACTATTCGAAAATTCTAATACACCTTACGCACCCTTCAGCTCCCGACGACACGATAATCTGGATAGAGTCCTGGAAGGGATATTTTGTATGATGAGCATGTATGTTATCTTATCTTTATTCTAGGGGTCTTTATGGATACACTTCGCCCCACTGGGATGTTTTCTATATTAGCCCTTCTTTGCACTTAGTCCATTAAACTTTAAAGAGTACTGAAACAGAGTTTCTGAAAGTAAGAGTACTGGTAAGGGGCATCCGTTGCCCGTTTTGTtgcgacgtatataggctgggatgatgatgatgatgaatgagtattccaagacttttttgatatatgtgtatgtttatccgttgtctagcaccGATAGTACAGTTAGCAACAAAGATAtaaatacagccaaagtgccaaaaatatgtatacaggactttattgcctgaacattaaggccatgtatacatattttttgcattttggctgtattcatatctttgttgctgactgtacaagcttcGTACAAGCTTTGATTAgaatacctagtgccatccacgaagacacgtgattttgacaaaattagacattaatgacattgtaataagaaccacggcacgcgtcatcgtgaatgactctacctattgGCTGGGTGctaagtactaggtgggggtaatgaaatctttCGCAGCGCTTATattggccaaaagtagaaataatgtaggctctgtcatctgtcatactcacatgaatctgtcattaacaaataaatttgtttagGCTTACTAGCTTATTTTAGTAATAGAAGTTTGTCTTATGGTGCTAGCTTGAATTATTGatcactgtccctgttttgtgcttaattcctctacatcccggacatgtccagcagataccaacaattttccttttggaacggtttgtggttgaaattttgtattgagtgaactcacaaaaccggtcttcaaaatgacaGTCATTTTGATCTgcaaacaatatttaatttattactatcgATACAAGAAGAATTATATTCTTCAGTTTTATTtgaagaaaccattaaagtagctttatctttttgttttacagtaaaagtacaactaaacatgaagtaaacaagccCTAGCATAACGGAAATAAATCACAccgtttgaataaattttacttatctcaTTCAACTTTTGTTCACCCAAACCACGGTATCACAgtcattttgtattataaattaatacgtgataggtttgatttttgtcacaatgtcgcgatgaaatttcaaaacgtcgagCCTCAGAGCCAGCAAAGTTGCGGACGATAAGTGGCGCtaatgtcgtgcacagagccaatatggGGCTAAATCAATTGGcgttaataaaattgttttacaatattatataccaatttttttttggttccaGGTCCACCTCCATACAAAGCCTACCCTCCCGGCGGGCCACCACCGGGACCTACAGTCACCACTGTCGTCCCAGGGGCTGTCATCATCCAACAATCTATGGGTCCCAAACCAGCTCATGTTACCTGCCAGTCCTGTAATAACGAGGCAGTCACGAGGATCGAATGGAAGGCTACGACGAGAACACACGTATTTGCTGGTCTACTATGTCTGTTTGGGTCAGTTTTATCCTTTGTGTCTTTGATTCTCATAAGAAATAACCGGACAAACGCGAGTTGGACTCCAGCACCGAAGGattcgtacaaatttgtaagtGTCAGATACAAaagttaagcagcgtttccaacagagatgtgcgaggatgtgttgcgaggaatatgtttttcattaaccaatagaaacgcttcaaatGAAAATACGTCGCCTCGCTCCTcttagctgtttccaccagagatgtgctgtgcgaggatgtgaaaataaagcgtttctattggttaatataAAACACATCCCCCGCCAcaaatcctcgcacattataCTTTATTACTACTTTTGTGGGGGAGGAAAAAAGTGGGATTTGTTCAAATCCCTATTGCAgagtatcgttgaataggtcttttaaaaacattatacaatacaatacaatgactgtttattgaacaccaacacatagtaagcagtacaaaaacAACAGGTTTATAGagattataggtaggtaggtgtagCTGTTGCGTGCGACTCCatttgcgtagaattcgtttatcgctatcccgcgggaactatgcaatttctcgggataaaactatcacTATTATGTCCTTAACCGGaactaaaactatctgtataggtcctaaaatttcatctaaatcggtccggCGGTGAGACGTACAataactatctatctatctacccttaaacgagcaattcttgtatatttatatatatttatactagccgttacccgtgacgTCCGCGCagaaaactatgaaattttccgggataaaactattctatttccttctccaggactcaaactatctgtataccgaatttcatctaaatcggttaagtggTTTAGACgcgattgagtaacaaacatgtaaacatccaaacatcatcagaatctcggaaacggctcaaaCGAtctcgatgaaatttgctacgaAGGAGTTTTCGGgggtgaaaaatcgatctagcttggtcttaattatctctggaaaaacgcttgttaccgagttttagcccgcgCAAAGCTCGCTCGCCCAGGCACTAAAAAAACTCAAGATaataaaacttaagttaaacattgaccagcaaatatgccactatttTATACAGTAgagtaaaactaacaaaaaaaaagaacatgaaaaaaatgaGTAATTAAaccataaatttaaattaccaaAACAAAACTGACGTTTTGACAGGGCAACTTTAAAACCTGTTACGAGAAAGGTTGAATATAACaatatcttatttatttt
Above is a window of Choristoneura fumiferana chromosome 2, NRCan_CFum_1, whole genome shotgun sequence DNA encoding:
- the LOC141441963 gene encoding lipopolysaccharide-induced tumor necrosis factor-alpha factor homolog isoform X2, yielding MADQIESPPPYKAYPPGGPPPGPTVTTVVPGAVIIQQSMGPKPAHVTCQSCNNEAVTRIEWKATTRTHVFAGLLCLFGCWPCVCIPYCMESTRNADHYCTKCDAYIGSYIR
- the LOC141441963 gene encoding lipopolysaccharide-induced tumor necrosis factor-alpha factor homolog isoform X1, translated to MDVFVMDGRVLSPPPYKAYPPGGPPPGPTVTTVVPGAVIIQQSMGPKPAHVTCQSCNNEAVTRIEWKATTRTHVFAGLLCLFGCWPCVCIPYCMESTRNADHYCTKCDAYIGSYIR